The following DNA comes from Kluyveromyces lactis strain NRRL Y-1140 chromosome E complete sequence.
CTGGGATAATCCAGTTTTCCTTGTTTTCAGCGGATTCATTTTGGGAAGCTTGTTGAGTTGGTTGCATTTTTGTTACAGTTGTTTCTTGTGTTGTGTTGTTGTAGTTTGTGATTCGTTCTAATCTTTTTTACTGAATATGTATCAcaattgaaccaaataAGATTCAGAACCGCTCTATTTATAACAAATTATTTCATGGAGAGGTTAATGTAGGCTTACTCACCCGCTCCTGCAGTTTTGTTCCCATTTTTACcttttttaatatttttcaCCTATGTAATTACCTATTTAAGTAATTACGAAGGTACCAACTGTACAATGCGTCGTTAATTGTACCGTTTAGGTAAAGTAAGAGATAGTAGAAATAACTTTAAAACATGCAAGTGAACAGAGTTGAGGATGCGCTATACCTCATAATAAAGCGGCTGCCCTTAATGAGGTACTGAAGTTCTCCTCTAAAGTatacagaaaaaaaaaaacacacaCTACCATGAATGACAACACCAATAAAAATACAGATGGGCGTCAGTCGGCGCTAGATTAAGGCATCGACATTATTACACTAAGGAAAAACTTAGGATGGACATTAACAATTGTTAATCACTGAAAGAACATTCATTATAATATACAAACCATTCCTATTAACTTTATATTATGGAGCTatttagaaaaaaaaatgagaaGTGGGCAGATGTTGATAGTCATGCTACCACACATTGTGGGACCCAACGAAACCTGGGATAATCCAGTTTTCCTTGTCTTCAGCGGATTCGTTTTGAGAAGCTTGTTGAGCTGGTTGCATTTTTGTTATGTCTTGTTGTAAACTTTAACGGTTTTTGGTCTTTTAGGTTATTCCCTTGAAATCTCTATATACAACGGAAAACAATGGGGTCCTCCAAAAATAAGGCTCTCTTATATACAGAAATGGTACCGAAGGCTTTAAAACATGCATAGATCTACCCCATAATAACCAAAAGAAGTGTATTAATTGATCTTGGTCCTTGTAGTTACTTCATTGGGTAATTACATAGCTCGGcaaatccaaaagaaaataaagatCTACTGAAGAAATCTGTAGCATATGCATATATAGCCTCTAGCAACCAGGGACTAGTACATTGTCTATTAACCTCACTGTAGTTTTCAAGTCCAATCTATCTCTCACATAAACTGCGCAGCTGATGACGATATCTTGTGATTTATTGGAAAGCGTTTCAACTTCGTCTAAAGTTTCCACATCGGCGATTGATATGTAatccaatttgaaatcaccAGTCTGGTAATATGGGATCCATCTACTCTGAATAGCATCAAGTACATCATCTCTAGTAACACCTTCCGTCGCCTGATTTTTAATAATCAGTTGTGCCCCGTCTTTTAAGCCTTTGTAAATGTTCGCCGCTATCTCTAGAGATTCTTCGCAGAGATATTTGTTCCTACTGCTTAACGCTAATCCACTGGTTGCAGATCTTGTGATCGGCATCATCACaagttcaagatcaaagaataaTTCTTTGACCATGTTTTGTAAAACAACAAATTGTTGGAAATCTTTCTGACCGAAATATGCCTTGGTGGGTTGAACTATATTGAATAGTTTCCCAACCACAGTTGCAACACctctgaagaaatttggTCTTGTCTTCCCTTCTAGTTTTTCACTCAACCCCAATACACTGATAAAGGGCCCCACTTGCTTCGAAACGTCCAAAGGTATACCTCTAGGGTAAAGATCTTTAGGTTGCGGAACGAAGACGGCATCAACACCAAGTTCCTCGAGTAATTTCTTGTCAGCATCTAATGTTCTAGGATACTTGTCCAAATCCTCTGTGGGTGCAAACTGCGAAGGATTAACAAATATGGAAACAACGGTGAACTTGTTATCTTTTATGGATTGCTGGATCAATGAAGCGTGTCCTTCATGAAGACAACCCATCGTAGGAACAAATCCGACATCTTCATTTCTGACATTCTCTTGCTTTCTCCAAGCCCTCACCTCTGCAACTGTACGCAAAACCTGCATTATTTCACTGATTTGAAGCTCAATTACAATTGGGTGCTAACAGTGAAACCCCGGCAAAGTAATTGAAACTACAATAATAGCAATTGACTTGACTATTTCTTCCGATGAGTCTTAATGCCAAATAAACTGTTCTTAAACGATTTTCGAGTTTAAGTGCTGAAGcaaaatcacgtgaccttAAGCATAATCTCGAAATTCAcacaaaaatgaaaacaaacaagCAGATAAAATCCAAAACAATGAACATCGCTGATCTGAAAGGTTTACATACTGGAATCCAGAGCCTAATATCGCATTTTGGAAGTGAAAAGTTATTAAGTGCTAGTATCGACACTCTGGGATATCGTGGTTCTCTATTCTCTATCGAATAAGGAAGGCAGAATGGATGAATTGCGAGATATCAGAACCACTGGTCCTGAGGATGTGTTGAATAGCGTCGATCCGTATAGATATACATCACAGATTCCTAATGGAAAGAGTAATAATGGATTGAATGCTAAAATGAATGGGAATAATACGTTAACCAATATGATTAATAGGAGTATAGCCAAAAATATGGGCCAAAATGCTTCCAGTG
Coding sequences within:
- the PAN6 gene encoding pantoate--beta-alanine ligase PAN6 (similar to uniprot|P40459 Saccharomyces cerevisiae YIL145C PAN6 Pantothenate synthase also known as pantoate-beta-alanine ligase required for pantothenic acid biosynthesis deletion causes pantothenic acid auxotrophy homologous to E. coli panC), yielding MQVLRTVAEVRAWRKQENVRNEDVGFVPTMGCLHEGHASLIQQSIKDNKFTVVSIFVNPSQFAPTEDLDKYPRTLDADKKLLEELGVDAVFVPQPKDLYPRGIPLDVSKQVGPFISVLGLSEKLEGKTRPNFFRGVATVVGKLFNIVQPTKAYFGQKDFQQFVVLQNMVKELFFDLELVMMPITRSATSGLALSSRNKYLCEESLEIAANIYKGLKDGAQLIIKNQATEGVTRDDVLDAIQSRWIPYYQTGDFKLDYISIADVETLDEVETLSNKSQDIVISCAVYVRDRLDLKTTVRLIDNVLVPGC